The Ornithinibacillus sp. 4-3 region TCCCAATTCTGAATTCTATAGTTGATGACGAAACAAACGAAATTGTTGAGAAGCATTATTATAATATTGGTATTGCAGCAGACACAGAGAAAGGTTTGTTAGTACCAGTTGTAAAAGATGCAGATCGTAAATCTATCTTTGATATTTCTAAAGAAATTACAGAGTTGGCAGAAAAGGCTCGTAGTGGTAAACTATCTTCTGAAGAGATGCAAGGAGCTTCTAACACGATTACGAATATTGGTTCTGCAGGTGGACAATGGTTTACTCCAGTATTAAACTATCCTGAAGCAGTTATTTTAGGAATTGGACGCATTGCAGAGAAACCAGTTGTACGTGATGGAGAAATTGTTATTGCTCCAGTATTAGCTTTATCATTTAGCTTTGATCATCGTATCGTTGATGGTGCTACAGCTCAGCATGCTCTAAATCAAATAAAACGATTATTAAATGATCCACAATTAATCATGATGGAGGCGTAGTTCTATGGTAGTTGGAGATTTTCCTGTTGAAACAGATACTTTAGTAGTAGGTGCTGGTCCTGGTGGTTATGTAGCAGCAATTCGTGCAGCACAACTTGGACAAAAAGTTACCATTGTTGAAAAAGATAAATTAGGTGGAGTATGCCTGAATGTTGGTTGTATCCCATCTAAAGCGCTTATCCAAGCTGGACATTTAGCAAGTCATGCTAAAGGCAACGAAGCGATGGGTATTACAACTGAAAATGTATCAATTGACTTTGGTAAAGTACAAGAGTGGAAAGGTACTGTTGTTAATAAATTAACTTCAGGTGTTGAATCCCTTTTAAAAGGTAATAAAGTAGATATCGTAAATGGTGAAGTTTACTTTGTAGATAGTAATACAGTAAAAGTTATGGATGAAAATAATTCACAAACTTATAAATTCAAAGATTGTATTATTGCGACTGGTTCTACACCAATCGAAATTCCTAGTTTCCCGTTCTCTAAGCGTGTACTTGATTCTACGGGAGCACTTTACTTAGATGAAATCCCTGCTAAATTAGTAGTAATTGGTGGAGGATATATTGGTACTGAATTAGGTACTGCTTATGCTAACCTAGGTTCTGAAGTAACAATCGTTGAAGGTGCAAAAGACCTTTTAGGTGGAACATATGAGAAACAAATTACTCATTTTGTTAAAAAACGCTTAAAAGATAAAGGTGTTAAATTAGTAACAGATGCTATGGCTAAAGGTGTAGAAGAGACAGAAAATGGCGTAAAAGTAACTTATGAAGCTAAAGGTAAAGAAGAGGTTGTTGAAGCGGATTATGTATTAGTTACTGTCGGTCGTCGTCCTAATACAAGTGAACTTGGCCTTGAGCAAGTAGGTATTGAATTAGATGAGCGTGGTTTAGTGAAAATTGATAAACAATGCCGTACAAATGTGAGCAATATCTATGCAATTGGTGATATCGTTGCAGGTCAGCCATTAGCACATAAAGCATCTTATGAAGCCAAAGTTGCTGCAGAAGCTATTTCTGGCGAGAAATCTGAAATTGACTATATTGCAATGCCAGCAGTAGTATTCTCAGATCCTGAGATTGCAACAGTTGGTTATACAGAAGAAGCTGCTAAAGAAGAAGGAATTAATGCAAAATCAGCTAAATTCCCATTCGCAGCAAATGGTCGCGCATTATCATTAAATGATAGTGATGGTTTCTTAAAGCTAGTTACTAGAGAAGAAGATGGTTTAGTAATTGGTGCACAAATTGTTGGACCAAGTGCTAGTGATATGATCGCTGAAATTGGTCTTGCGATTGAAACAGGTGTAACTGCTGAGGATATTGCATTAACAGTTCATGCACATCCAAGCTTAGCTGAAATTACGATGGAAGCTGCTGAGGTTGCAATTGGCAAACCAGTTCATATGTTAAAATAAATTTAATCGAAAATCGAGCTTGCGTCATGCAGCTCGATTTTTTTTGAATGTTTCCTCTATCTGCTTAAACGAGGGCTATCGTATGACGAGAAGCATACATTTTGATACAATTATTGCATACGGGGTGGGGGAGGATGCGGATGGATAAAGAGAAACGCAAACAATTATTTCAACAAGCTAAGGCATGGGTCCTAGCTGCTGGGGAAATGATTCGCAAACAAATAAATGAACCACTTGAAATAAATATAAAGTCTAATCCAAATGATTTAGTAACATCAATGGATAAAGCGATAGAGAAATTTTTTGTGACGAATATTAAAGAATATTATCCCGATCATGCTATTTTAGGTGAAGAAGGATATGGTGATGAATTAACTTCACTATCTGGAACCGTTTGGATTATTGATCCTATTGATGGGACGACAAACTTTGTCCATCAAAAACGAAATTTTGCTATATCTATTGGAATTTATGAAGAGGGTATAGGAGAAATTGGGTTAATATATGATGTGATGAAGGATGATTTATATAGTGCCAAAAGTGGGGAAGGTGCATATAAAAATGAGCAGAGATTATCGCATCATCCTGTACATATAAAAGAAGCTATTCTAGGCTTAAATCATCATTGGTTATGTGAAAATAGGTTAGTAGATGAAAAAGTCATGCAGAAGTTAATTAAAACGATTCGTGGAGCTCGTTCATATGGTTCAGCTGCTTTAGAGCTTGCTTTTGTTGCTGAAGGAGTGACAGATGGCTATTTATCCATGCGACTTTCACCTTGGGATATTGCTGCAGGAATTATTTTAATCCAGGAGGTTGGTGGGATAATATCTAATTTAGAAGGTGAACCTTTGAATCTCTTGATAAAACAGCCTATCGTTGTTAGTAACTCACATATTTACCAAGATATAATGGAAGAATTTATAAAAAAAGGTAAAAAATAACGCATAAAGATAACTATCCCAAATAAATTAAAATCAATTTATTTGGGATATAATTCCTAATGGGCGCTATTTTTCCTTTTTAATGATATTCCATAGCTCATAATAACAAATCCTAAAACAGTAAATAGAGCGATAAACCAAATACTACGGAATGCGATGGCAACACCAACGCCTATAAACATAGAAATAACAAGCATTGCTAATAATAGCATCGAAATATTAATTTTTTTCAACAAAAGTCACCTCAATCATTTACATATATTAGTATATATGATTTAAATGAGATATCAAGCTATAGATAACTAGCATGTCTAGAAAAGATTTAGTATGATAGAGATAGATTTTATCTTTATTTAGCAAAGAACTTCTTGGAGGAGGTATCCTAGCTTATTGGACATCAAACTCTGGTTGAATAAAAAGTAAGGCGTAATTTTTATATTGTAAGAAGCTCGTTGATCTCGATTGGTGAAATCGTATAAAAAACTTAAAAAATTTAGAAGTAATTGCGTCGAAGTATAATTGATGTAAAAGTTGATGGGGGAGACAGATGGTAAAAAGTTTTATATTTGAATTTTTTATAGAGCAATTTGGGACAAATAATATTTTTTGGTATTTTTACATTGTTAATCTTATTTTATCTGTTATTGCATATAAACTAGGCTTCGCTAGAAAATTGCCATTAGGAAAGTCAATTATTGTTTATATATTATTAGCTATAGCTACATTTATATCAACAACTTTTAGTTTATTACAATTTCCAATTACAGAAAGCTTGATTATTGTTTCTATTATAATGGGAATTTATCGCTTGCGTTTGCATCGTGAACGATCAGCAAAAAATAATTAAACAACACAAAAATACACAAGTCAGTAATGGGTAATCACCATGTTGACTTGTGTATTTCTATTTAAGAAAATCATTTTCTTGTTTTTTCTCTTCATAGAAGCGAAATTTACCTGTCGAATGCCGTGCAATTGTTTTCTCACTAATACGTTCATAACAAACACTACATAAATATAAATTGGCACGACGATTTTTTAATCTTTTCGCTTGTAAGGAATCATCGCTAATTTCTTCTATAAGATCACATAATGTGCATTTAACCTGCATTCTTCTCACCTCGACTACCAATAAACTATATCATAATATAGCCAGAAATGTATATATTTTATGTTTAAACAAATAATAAATGGGGAAGAAAATAACCATACAGCAAAAAATAGTTATTAAAGGTAGATTTTATTATCAGAATTATCTTTAATACTAAAAGGAGAGGCGAAAACAAATGAAAAAAAGTATAATTGCATTTGGAGCTGGAACTGCTGGGTTAGTTGGCTTATTATTAACTAAACAAGAAAATCGTAAAAAAGTAAGAAAGACATATCATATGATTGTAAATAAAATAAGAGGTATTCAGGAATACCCTACAGTCGTACAAGCGGGAATCCCAGATCAGGTAGATCGTGAAGATATCGCTCAGTTAGAAAACGCGAAAATGGTTTCTGAGGGTTCACAATATGGGGTAAACTACTATAACAGGCAGGTTCAAGAAGAAAAAGCAGAAAAAATGCAAACACAATAATAATGAGTAAGCAGTACTTCCTAATTAATTAGGAAGTACTGCTTTTTTAAAGAAATTATTCTTGGATCTGTTCATTACGAATTTGATTTAACTTTTCTTGATCATCATTTGGAATATCTTCAGGCATATCTCGATCCTCTGGTGGTGGAGCTTCTTTAATTGGATAGTCTGGCATGTATCTACCAATAATTGCTGCTAATTCATCCATGATTCCTCTGATAGGATAGCCTTCATCTATCTTTTGTTTCATTGCTTTGAATCGGTCAGGTAAATCTGCATCAGCAATAATAATTGCTTCTTTACCATTTGGATCATGTTGAAGTGCTTCAGAGACAGAGTACTTAATTGTACCAACACGTCCTCTATCTAAATCACCATCCACGTCAATAGCAACAACTGCATATGGACCAATAACAATGGAATTTGCCCGATTAACATTAGGAACATCACTAGCAATTTTTGATAAATGATTTGCTACTTCATTATTAACGCCCGTATCTGTAGTACGTTCTGTATTATTTCTAACTTGTTGTTGATTTATTTCATTTGCCGAGTTCTGTTGTTCATTATCTGCACGACAGCCAGTAAATAGAGTAATTATTAATATGCAGAAGATGATATATTTAAGTTTCAACAGCCATTCCTCCTTTAAAATAACTATCTTTATTTTGGATGAATGTTGTTAAAAATATGCATAATAAAAGTCGAACCAAACTAGATTCGACTTTTAAAGGACTGCTTATTGGATAATAATTTTTTTAATGCTAGTAAATGGTTCATCTTGATTAGAGCCGTCTTTTAAATAAACATGAACAGGACCATTTTCCTTAATAGGTTTTCCATCAATAGAGAATAATAAATAACAATTCTTTAGCTGTTCTAAAGAAATCATATATTCTGCATCCTCAGAAATTAAGATCGCTTTTTCTGCATCTTCCTTGACTTCAGCATGTTCAATAAATTCTTTAATTGGCATGACATAGGAAGTAGATAAAAGCTCTTCTCGATCATATTTTTTTACAGTGTTATTTACAGGTGGCTTCACATTTTGTTCGTAAATAGCTGCATTTAACTGATCAGCTGTACGTAACTTTTCTTCGACCTCTTCCTGTACTGCATCTGGATTAAATGCATCTGCTAGTTTAATTTTTCGATCGTCAAATATCCATACAGATGGATCAAGTGTTATGGAATAATTTATATTTCCTGTTAATTGTACAATCATGTTAAAACTCCCCTCATGAAATTCCTCTAATAAGAATAACAGAGTTTTTGTTTTTTATCATGAAATTAAGAAATATATTTTTAATAAGCTAAATTAAGCAAGATTTATAACTTCTCAAAACTTATTTTCCATATTCTAACTGGTTGTGTATCATTCTCAAAGTACATTTCTACAATATGTTTCTGTGAATATGTTATTCTATGGGGAGGAGGGATTGGAATGATATATATAGGTGTAACAGGTTGGGGAGACCATCATTCACTATATCCACCTCATATAAAGCCAAAGGATAAACTAGCAGAATATAGCAGCCATTTTCTCACAGTGGAAGTAGATGCATCATTTTATGCCGTACAGCCAATCAAAAATGCTTTAAAGTGGGTAAATGAAACACCAGATCAATTTCGTTTTGTTGTAAAGGCATATCAAGGGATGACTGGGCATCAAAGAACAGATATCCCATTTGAAACGAAGGCCGAGATGTTTCAAGCCTTCAAGGAATCGTTAGAGCCTTATCAACAAGCGAATAAACTAGCAATGGTTTTATTTCAGTTTCCACCTTGGTTTGATTGTAAGAAGGAAAACGTGAACTATTTAAGATACTGTAAGAAAATGATGGGCGATATTCCAATTGCATTAGAGTTTCGTAATCAATCGTGGTTTAGTGAGAAATACCGTTCGAGTACTATTCATTTTATGAAAGAACAGGGATGGATTCATACGGTAGTGGATGAGCCTCAGGCAGGAGATGGATCAGCTCCAACTGTGCCAGTAGCTACAGATTCAAATATGACATTGATTCGTATGCACGGTCGAAATGTTCATGGTTGGACAAGACCGAAAAATGCAGAAACAAATTGGCGCGAGGTGCGCTACTTATATAAATATAACGAAAAAGAGCTTTTAGAATGGAAGGAACATGTATTAACTCTGGCAAAAAGCTCAAAAGATATCATTATTTTATTTAACAATAATTCTGGTGGCGATGCAGCAGGCAACGCAAAGGACTTTCAAAAAATGCTTGGAATTGAATATGAAGGATTATCGCCTAAACAGCTTGATCTATTTTAAAGTAGGCTGAGTATGTGATTTCGCAGTGAACCATAAGGGAGAGGGTGTATATGGAAAAAGCAATATATATTATTCGACATTGCGAAGCCATAGGGCAGGGTAGAGAAGCATCATTAACAGAGAATGGTTTTCGACAAGCGAAGATACTTTCAGAATGGTTAGTAAACAAACGAATTAGTCGAATTATTTCTAGCCCTTATTTACGTGCGGTACAAACAATAGCTCCTTTCTCTGAGAATAATAATATAGAAATAGAAACAGATAATAGACTAATAGAACGCATATTAAGCACTCAAGATTTTCCGGACTGGTTAGAAAAGCTAGAAACTACTTTTTCTGATTTTAGTTTAACTTATGAAGGCGGAGAATCAAGTGAAGAGGCTACAGCACGAATTGTTGAACTTATTAATGAAATTAGTACAAGTGACCATGAAAGTATAGCAGTTGTTGCACATGGTGGAATTATTGCTCTATTGCTTCATTACTACGATAAGAATTTTGGGTTTGAACAATGGAAGAATATGTGTAATCCAGATGTATTTTTATTACGTTTGTCAGAAAATATTCCGAGCTGTGAACGGATTTGGGAAGAATAGGAAAATCCCTAGATATACATTAAATGTGTCGAAAAATGTACCTAAATGAAGTTTCGATTTATTATAAGAAAAAAGATATGACTGTCAGAAAGAAACAATAGCAAATATAGTTGCATTTTTCGTTTTCTAGCGATAATATTAAAAGAGAAGGAACCTTTATGAGAGCAGACATAAAGTAGGCTGCATGAACATATTGTGTTTTAAAGCAAAAGTTTTCAAGTAGAAGGAAAACTTTTACCACTATTAAGTTTTCTATTGGAGAGGATATGTCCGATGCAAGATATTACTATTGATCATCGTGAAAAAGCTTATGCTCTATTAAAAGAGGACGCAGATAAAATTCTACGTTTAATAGAGGTTCAGATAGAGAATTTAACGATGCCTCAATGTCCTTTATATGAAGAAGTACTAGATACACAAATGTTTGGGTTTTCAAGAGAAATAGATTTTGCAATTCGCTTGAATTTAATTAGCGAAACAGCAGGAAAAGAACTTATTGGAAACCTAGAAAAACAGCTCAATAGATTACATGAAGCTGCACAGAAGTAGGATCAATTTAGTCTATTGTTAAAAACTTTGCCTTCATAATTGAATCGGCAAAGTTTTTTTATCTTAATGATAAGGTTTATGGTAGAGGTGGAGTAAATGGTTAGGAAATTGAAAAATTACGATTATATATTATTGATTACTCCAGTTTTCCTAGCCGCATTTGGAGTAATAATGGTATATAGTGCCAGTATGGTAAGTGCAGTTGTTGAAGGTCTTGAAAGTACTTTTTATTTAAAGAAGCAAATTCAGTGGTTTGTAATTGCAATGGGTGCTTATATTTTCTTTTTAGCATTTCCATATCAGTATTTTAAACGTTTAATGAAGATTATTATTCTTGGTTGTATTATTTTATTGTTGATGGTTTTGTTTTTTGGAGAAACAGTACATAATG contains the following coding sequences:
- a CDS encoding YlaH-like family protein; the encoded protein is MVKSFIFEFFIEQFGTNNIFWYFYIVNLILSVIAYKLGFARKLPLGKSIIVYILLAIATFISTTFSLLQFPITESLIIVSIIMGIYRLRLHRERSAKNN
- a CDS encoding YhcN/YlaJ family sporulation lipoprotein, with the translated sequence MKLKYIIFCILIITLFTGCRADNEQQNSANEINQQQVRNNTERTTDTGVNNEVANHLSKIASDVPNVNRANSIVIGPYAVVAIDVDGDLDRGRVGTIKYSVSEALQHDPNGKEAIIIADADLPDRFKAMKQKIDEGYPIRGIMDELAAIIGRYMPDYPIKEAPPPEDRDMPEDIPNDDQEKLNQIRNEQIQE
- the lpdA gene encoding dihydrolipoyl dehydrogenase — its product is MVVGDFPVETDTLVVGAGPGGYVAAIRAAQLGQKVTIVEKDKLGGVCLNVGCIPSKALIQAGHLASHAKGNEAMGITTENVSIDFGKVQEWKGTVVNKLTSGVESLLKGNKVDIVNGEVYFVDSNTVKVMDENNSQTYKFKDCIIATGSTPIEIPSFPFSKRVLDSTGALYLDEIPAKLVVIGGGYIGTELGTAYANLGSEVTIVEGAKDLLGGTYEKQITHFVKKRLKDKGVKLVTDAMAKGVEETENGVKVTYEAKGKEEVVEADYVLVTVGRRPNTSELGLEQVGIELDERGLVKIDKQCRTNVSNIYAIGDIVAGQPLAHKASYEAKVAAEAISGEKSEIDYIAMPAVVFSDPEIATVGYTEEAAKEEGINAKSAKFPFAANGRALSLNDSDGFLKLVTREEDGLVIGAQIVGPSASDMIAEIGLAIETGVTAEDIALTVHAHPSLAEITMEAAEVAIGKPVHMLK
- a CDS encoding inositol monophosphatase family protein, whose protein sequence is MDKEKRKQLFQQAKAWVLAAGEMIRKQINEPLEINIKSNPNDLVTSMDKAIEKFFVTNIKEYYPDHAILGEEGYGDELTSLSGTVWIIDPIDGTTNFVHQKRNFAISIGIYEEGIGEIGLIYDVMKDDLYSAKSGEGAYKNEQRLSHHPVHIKEAILGLNHHWLCENRLVDEKVMQKLIKTIRGARSYGSAALELAFVAEGVTDGYLSMRLSPWDIAAGIILIQEVGGIISNLEGEPLNLLIKQPIVVSNSHIYQDIMEEFIKKGKK
- a CDS encoding histidine phosphatase family protein; amino-acid sequence: MEKAIYIIRHCEAIGQGREASLTENGFRQAKILSEWLVNKRISRIISSPYLRAVQTIAPFSENNNIEIETDNRLIERILSTQDFPDWLEKLETTFSDFSLTYEGGESSEEATARIVELINEISTSDHESIAVVAHGGIIALLLHYYDKNFGFEQWKNMCNPDVFLLRLSENIPSCERIWEE
- a CDS encoding DUF72 domain-containing protein; the encoded protein is MIYIGVTGWGDHHSLYPPHIKPKDKLAEYSSHFLTVEVDASFYAVQPIKNALKWVNETPDQFRFVVKAYQGMTGHQRTDIPFETKAEMFQAFKESLEPYQQANKLAMVLFQFPPWFDCKKENVNYLRYCKKMMGDIPIALEFRNQSWFSEKYRSSTIHFMKEQGWIHTVVDEPQAGDGSAPTVPVATDSNMTLIRMHGRNVHGWTRPKNAETNWREVRYLYKYNEKELLEWKEHVLTLAKSSKDIIILFNNNSGGDAAGNAKDFQKMLGIEYEGLSPKQLDLF
- a CDS encoding YlaI family protein: MQVKCTLCDLIEEISDDSLQAKRLKNRRANLYLCSVCYERISEKTIARHSTGKFRFYEEKKQENDFLK
- a CDS encoding YlaN family protein, whose amino-acid sequence is MQDITIDHREKAYALLKEDADKILRLIEVQIENLTMPQCPLYEEVLDTQMFGFSREIDFAIRLNLISETAGKELIGNLEKQLNRLHEAAQK
- a CDS encoding DUF5325 family protein, producing the protein MKKINISMLLLAMLVISMFIGVGVAIAFRSIWFIALFTVLGFVIMSYGISLKRKNSAH